One segment of Mugil cephalus isolate CIBA_MC_2020 chromosome 14, CIBA_Mcephalus_1.1, whole genome shotgun sequence DNA contains the following:
- the cibar1 gene encoding CBY1-interacting BAR domain-containing protein 1 isoform X1: MSRTPDARVSKSHCGKQDSQTRRIQENITNVEKHFGEMCQLFAGYVRKTARLRDKADLLVREIGVYADTETPNLKRGMKQYADHLAKIQDYRQAEVERLEAKVIEPLKSYGAVVKRKREDLKTTQSARDREAKQMAQLERTRHRNPSDRQIISQAESELQRATMDATRTTKQLEETIDEFEKQKIRDIKKIFGEFVTVEMSFHAKALEVYTLAYQSIQSVDEEEDLEVFRSSLHPPDYHSRLDIVRANSKTSLDRTGSFLSTTGTLQQQRAGSRQTRREEEEEDDEEDEDESEEEEGDEDEEEDTDDEN; the protein is encoded by the exons ATGAGCCGTACTCCCGATGCAAGAGTGAG TAAATCGCACTGCGGAAAACA GGACAGTCAGACGAGGAGGATCCAGGAAAACATCACCAATGTGGAGAAACACTTCGGAGAGATGTGCCAACTGTTTGCCGGCTACGTCCGCAAAACAGCCAGGCTTCGAGACAAGGCAGACCTTCTGGTCCGGGAAATCGGTGTCTACGCGGACACAGAAACGCCAAACCTTAAGAGGGGCATGAAGCAGTATGCGGACCACCTGGCCAAGATTCAAGACTATCGCCAAGCTGAG GTGGAAAGACTTGAAGCCAAAGTCATAGAGCCGTTAAAAAGCTATGGAGCTGTCGTGAAACGCAAAAGG GAGGATCTGAAGACGACTCAGAGTGCCAGAGACAGAGAAGCCAAACAGATGGCTCAGCTTGAGAGGACCAGACATAGAAACCCTTCAGACAGGCAGATCATT TCTCAG GCTGAGAGTGAGCTGCAGAGAGCCACCATGGATGCCACACGGACCAccaagcagctggaggagaccaTAGACGAGTTTGAGAAGCAGAAGATCCGGGACATCAAG AAAATATTTGGCGAGTTTGTGACGGTGGAAATGTCATTCCACGCCAAGGCTTTGGAGGTGTACACCCTGGCCTACCAGAGCATTCAAAGcgtggacgaggaggaggacctggag GTGTTCAGGAGCTCCCTGCACCCCCCTGACTACCACTCACGACTAGATATAGTGCGAGCTAATTCCAAAACGTCCCTCGATCGGACTGGGTCCTTCCTGAGCACAACGGGCACCTTACAG CAACAAAGAGCCGGCAGCCGCCAGacgagaagagaggaggaggaagaggacgacgaggaggatgaagatgaatctgaagaggaggagggtgatgaggatgaagaggaggacacagaTGATGAAAATTAA
- the cibar1 gene encoding CBY1-interacting BAR domain-containing protein 1 isoform X2 produces MSRTPDARVRDSQTRRIQENITNVEKHFGEMCQLFAGYVRKTARLRDKADLLVREIGVYADTETPNLKRGMKQYADHLAKIQDYRQAEVERLEAKVIEPLKSYGAVVKRKREDLKTTQSARDREAKQMAQLERTRHRNPSDRQIISQAESELQRATMDATRTTKQLEETIDEFEKQKIRDIKKIFGEFVTVEMSFHAKALEVYTLAYQSIQSVDEEEDLEVFRSSLHPPDYHSRLDIVRANSKTSLDRTGSFLSTTGTLQQQRAGSRQTRREEEEEDDEEDEDESEEEEGDEDEEEDTDDEN; encoded by the exons ATGAGCCGTACTCCCGATGCAAGAGTGAG GGACAGTCAGACGAGGAGGATCCAGGAAAACATCACCAATGTGGAGAAACACTTCGGAGAGATGTGCCAACTGTTTGCCGGCTACGTCCGCAAAACAGCCAGGCTTCGAGACAAGGCAGACCTTCTGGTCCGGGAAATCGGTGTCTACGCGGACACAGAAACGCCAAACCTTAAGAGGGGCATGAAGCAGTATGCGGACCACCTGGCCAAGATTCAAGACTATCGCCAAGCTGAG GTGGAAAGACTTGAAGCCAAAGTCATAGAGCCGTTAAAAAGCTATGGAGCTGTCGTGAAACGCAAAAGG GAGGATCTGAAGACGACTCAGAGTGCCAGAGACAGAGAAGCCAAACAGATGGCTCAGCTTGAGAGGACCAGACATAGAAACCCTTCAGACAGGCAGATCATT TCTCAG GCTGAGAGTGAGCTGCAGAGAGCCACCATGGATGCCACACGGACCAccaagcagctggaggagaccaTAGACGAGTTTGAGAAGCAGAAGATCCGGGACATCAAG AAAATATTTGGCGAGTTTGTGACGGTGGAAATGTCATTCCACGCCAAGGCTTTGGAGGTGTACACCCTGGCCTACCAGAGCATTCAAAGcgtggacgaggaggaggacctggag GTGTTCAGGAGCTCCCTGCACCCCCCTGACTACCACTCACGACTAGATATAGTGCGAGCTAATTCCAAAACGTCCCTCGATCGGACTGGGTCCTTCCTGAGCACAACGGGCACCTTACAG CAACAAAGAGCCGGCAGCCGCCAGacgagaagagaggaggaggaagaggacgacgaggaggatgaagatgaatctgaagaggaggagggtgatgaggatgaagaggaggacacagaTGATGAAAATTAA
- the cibar1 gene encoding CBY1-interacting BAR domain-containing protein 1 isoform X3 — protein MSRTPDARVSKSHCGKQDSQTRRIQENITNVEKHFGEMCQLFAGYVRKTARLRDKADLLVREIGVYADTETPNLKRGMKQYADHLAKIQDYRQAEVERLEAKVIEPLKSYGAVVKRKREDLKTTQSARDREAKQMAQLERTRHRNPSDRQIISQAESELQRATMDATRTTKQLEETIDEFEKQKIRDIKKIFGEFVTVEMSFHAKALEVYTLAYQSIQSVDEEEDLEQQRAGSRQTRREEEEEDDEEDEDESEEEEGDEDEEEDTDDEN, from the exons ATGAGCCGTACTCCCGATGCAAGAGTGAG TAAATCGCACTGCGGAAAACA GGACAGTCAGACGAGGAGGATCCAGGAAAACATCACCAATGTGGAGAAACACTTCGGAGAGATGTGCCAACTGTTTGCCGGCTACGTCCGCAAAACAGCCAGGCTTCGAGACAAGGCAGACCTTCTGGTCCGGGAAATCGGTGTCTACGCGGACACAGAAACGCCAAACCTTAAGAGGGGCATGAAGCAGTATGCGGACCACCTGGCCAAGATTCAAGACTATCGCCAAGCTGAG GTGGAAAGACTTGAAGCCAAAGTCATAGAGCCGTTAAAAAGCTATGGAGCTGTCGTGAAACGCAAAAGG GAGGATCTGAAGACGACTCAGAGTGCCAGAGACAGAGAAGCCAAACAGATGGCTCAGCTTGAGAGGACCAGACATAGAAACCCTTCAGACAGGCAGATCATT TCTCAG GCTGAGAGTGAGCTGCAGAGAGCCACCATGGATGCCACACGGACCAccaagcagctggaggagaccaTAGACGAGTTTGAGAAGCAGAAGATCCGGGACATCAAG AAAATATTTGGCGAGTTTGTGACGGTGGAAATGTCATTCCACGCCAAGGCTTTGGAGGTGTACACCCTGGCCTACCAGAGCATTCAAAGcgtggacgaggaggaggacctggag CAACAAAGAGCCGGCAGCCGCCAGacgagaagagaggaggaggaagaggacgacgaggaggatgaagatgaatctgaagaggaggagggtgatgaggatgaagaggaggacacagaTGATGAAAATTAA